Proteins found in one Miscanthus floridulus cultivar M001 chromosome 4, ASM1932011v1, whole genome shotgun sequence genomic segment:
- the LOC136550090 gene encoding probable flavin-containing monooxygenase 1 yields the protein MDSKRVGIVGAGVSGLAACKHALDKGFRPVVFEADGTIGGVWAHTLESTRLQAPTTAFRFSDLAWPESVREAYPSHHRVMEYIRSYACAFDLLKHIRFNSQVLGVEYLGAAEEEIMSWEQWSGNGTAFGAVKGGGWRLTVQDLRVGSTEVFMVDFLILCIGRHSGTPNIPEFPVNGPELFKGKILHSLDYSYMDDVAQFVKGKRVTIIGSGKSAFDIAADVAKVNGATQPCTIIYRTKHWLVHKSSIWGVDLSYFYLNRISQLLVHKPGEGFLRYMLAAALSPLRWAISKVIETYYKWSIPLQKHGMVPDYSFSFAMSSCLIAMLPEGFYDRVDKGSIILKKSKAFNFSSDGIILQDRNETIKSDIVILATGFRGDQKLRDIFTANWCRKIVAGSPDTAAPLYRECIHPRIPQLAIVGYSESLTNIYASERMSNWVAHFLAGGFKLPSIRCMEKSVTEWAEYKNLYNGKYFRRSCISTTNIWLNDLLCQDMGCNPKRKKGFLAEWFQPYGPADYAGLC from the exons ATGGATAGCAAGCGGGTGGGAATTGTCGGTGCAGGCGTGAGCGGCCTAGCAGCCTGCAAGCACGCCCTCGACAAGGGGTTCAGGCCAGTGGTGTTTGAGGCCGACGGAACCATCGGCGGAGTGTGGGCACACACCTTGGAGTCGACGAGGCTTCAGGCGCCGACGACCGCGTTCCGGTTCTCAGACCTGGCGTGGCCGGAGAGCGTGAGGGAGGCGTACCCAAGCCACCACAGGGTCATGGAGTATATAAGGTCGTATGCGTGTGCATTTGACCTCCTCAAGCACATCAGGTTCAATAGCCAGGTGCTTGGCGTTGAGTACCTTGGTGCAGCTGAGGAAGAGATCATGAGCTGGGAGCAGTGGTCTGGCAATGGGACAGCATTCGGAGCGGTGAAGGGTGGAGGATGGCGTCTCACGGTCCAGGATTTGAGAGTCGGTAGCACTGAG gtttttatggtggattttctCATCCTGTGCATTGGAAGACACAGTGGAACGCCTAATATCCCAGAATTTCCAGTGAATGGGCCTGAGTTGTTCAAGGGGAAAATACTGCACTCACTGGACTATTCTTACATGGATGATGTTGCTCAGTTTGTTAAGGGGAAGCGTGTGACCATAATTGGCTCTGGTAAATCAGCATTTGACATTGCCGCAGACGTTGCCAAGGTGAACG GTGCCACACAGCCATGCACCATCATATATAGAACAAAGCACTGGCTGGTCCACAAGTCCAGCATATGGGGAGTTGACCTCAGTTACTTCTATCTGAATCGCATCTCGCAGCTTCTAGTTCATAAACCTGGTGAAGGATTTTTACGTTATATGTTGGCCGCTGCACTCTCTCCCTTG AGGTGGGCGATCTCTAAAGTAATTGAAACATACTACAAGTGGAGCATTCCTTTACAAAAGCATGGGATGGTCCCTGACTACAGCTTCTCCTTTGCTATGTCTTCATGCTTGATTGCAATGCTGCCAGAAGGTTTCTATGACAGGGTCGACAAAGGCAGCATTATTCTAAAGAAATCTAAGGCATTCAACTTTTCTAGTGATGGAATCATCCTGCAAGACAGAAATGAAACCATAAAAAGTGATATTGTAATTCTGGCAACAGGATTCAGAGGAGATCAGAAGCTTAGGGACATCTTCACAGCAAATTGGTGCAGAAAGATAGTAGCAGGATCACCGGATACAGCAGCTCCTCTATACAG AGAATGTATCCATCCCCGGATTCCTCAGTTGGCTATAGTCGGTTACTCTGAGAGCCTTACTAATATATATGCCTCAGAGAGGATGAGCAATTGGGTAGCTCATTTTCTGGCCGGTGGCTTCAAATTGCCAAGCATAAGATGTATGGAGAAGAGTGTAACAGAATGGGCAGAGTACAAGAATCTATACAACGGGAAATATTTTCGCAGGTCCTGCATAAGCACCACTAACATCTGGTTAAATGATCTGTTGTGCCAAGATATGGGATGCAACCCTAAAAGGAAGAAAGGATTCCTAGCTGAATGGTTCCAGCCATATGGACCTGCAGATTATGCAGGTCTTTGCTGA
- the LOC136552258 gene encoding probable flavin-containing monooxygenase 1 translates to MDHKAAKRVAIVGAGTSGLAACKHLLARGFRPVVFEAGATVGGLWTRTLASTRLQSPTAGYRFSDFPWPEGADTYPRHDQVVEYLAAYARRFGVHECVRFRSQVVAAEYVGAADDDLTEQWAGNGEAFGGDGAGVWRLTVRHGDSDPTQVYEFDFLILCIGRFSGVPNIPAFPPGGGPDAFRGRVLHSMDLSDMDDADAAALVKGKRVVVVGSGKSAFDIAAECADANGVERPCTMICRSPQWLLHDVSVWGKLHLGYLYMNRFAELMVRKPGAGLVSTLLATLLTPLAWLISKLTGAYYKKAIPMREYGMEPEFGFAGSISSCKIGMLPEAFYDKVRDGSVVIRRSRSFTFCEDGLVLDGGDGAVAVVPADVVILATGFRGDQKLRDMFVSTRVKAIVAVSSDTAVPLYRECVHPRIPQMAVVGYSESLTNIYSIEMMAKWVARFLDGAFRLPSVPRMEQSVAEWGRYMRRSNGESFRGSCLGAVNIWYNDQLCRDMGCHPRRKKGFLAEWFQPYGAVDYADIQ, encoded by the exons ATGGATCACAAGGCGGCGAAGCGGGTGGCCATCGTCGGCGCCGGCACGAGCGGGCTCGCCGCGTGCAAGCACCTCCTGGCGAGGGGCTTCCGCCCGGTGGTCTTCGAGGCGGGCGCCACCGTGGGCGGCCTGTGGACGCGGACGCTCGCGTCCACCCGGCTGCAGTCGCCCACCGCCGGGTACCGCTTCTCCGACTTCCCGTGGCCCGAGGGCGCCGACACGTACCCGCGCCACGACCAGGTCGTCGAGTACCTCGCCGCCTACGCGCGCCGCTTCGGCGTCCACGAATGCGTCAGGTTCCGGAGCCAGGTCGTGGCAGCGGAGTACGTCGGCGCTGCTGATGACGACCTGACTGAACAGTGGGCGGGGAACGGCGAGGCGTTCGGTGGCGACGGCGCCGGCGTGTGGCGCCTCACCGTGCGGCACGGCGATTCCGACCCGACGCAGGTATACGAGTTCGATTTCCTGATCCTGTGCATCGGGAGGTTCAGCGGCGTGCCCAACATCCCGGCGTTCCCGCCCGGCGGCGGCCCCGACGCGTTCCGCGGGCGGGTGCTCCACTCCATGGACTTGTCCGACATGGACGACGCGGACGCCGCCGCGCTGGTCAAGGGCAaacgcgtcgtcgtcgtcggctcCGGCAAGTCCGCCTTTGACATCGCGGCCGAGTGCGCCGACGCCAATGGTGTGGAGCGGCCGTGCACGATGATCTGCAGAAGCCCACAGTGGCTGCTGCACGACGTCAGTGTCTGGGGCAAGCTCCACCTCGGGTACCTCTACATGAACAGGTTCGCGGAGCTCATGGTCCGCAAGCCCGGCGCCGGCCTGGTGTCCACCCTCCTCGCCACATTGCTCACGCCCTTG GCGTGGCTGATATCGAAGCTGACGGGAGCGTACTACAAGAAGGCGATACCGATGCGGGAGTACGGCATGGAGCCGGAGTTCGGGTTCGCCGGCTCGATCTCCTCGTGCAAGATCGGCATGCTGCCGGAGGCGTTCTACGACAAGGTGAGGGACGGCAGCGTCGTCATCAGGCGGTCTAGGTCCTTCACCTTCTGCGAGGACGGCCTGGTGCTGGACGGCGGTGACGGGGCCGTTGCCGTCGTCCCCGCCGACGTGGTGATACTCGCCACCGGCTTCCGCGGCGACCAGAAGCTCAGGGACATGTTCGTGTCGACCAGGGTGAAGGCGATCGTCGCCGTCTCGTCGGACACCGCCGTCCCTCTCTACAGGGAGTGCGTGCACCCTCGGATCCCGCAGATGGCGGTGGTCGGGTACTCGGAGAGCCTGACCAACATCTACTCCATCGAGATGATGGCCAAGTGGGTGGCGCGGTTCCTGGACGGCGCGTTCCGGCTGCCCAGCGTGCCGCGGATGGAGCAGAGCGTGGCGGAGTGGGGCCGGTACATGAGGCGGAGCAACGGGGAGAGCTTCCGCGGGTCCTGCCTCGGCGCCGTCAACATCTGGTACAACGACCAGCTGTGCCGCGACATGGGCTGCCACCCCAGGAGGAAGAAGGGCTTCCTCGCCGAGTGGTTCCAGCCTTACGGCGCCGTCGACTACGCGGATATCCAATGA